Proteins from one Candidatus Dormiibacterota bacterium genomic window:
- a CDS encoding stage II sporulation protein M, translating to MIIDLQRFIEAERPRWLELEAALKRLESDSAKRSDLDGLLRLHLLYQRASADLARVATFSAEPEIRRYLESLVSRAYGEIHETRLRPHRFTPWRFFAVTFPRAFRAHARAFSVAVLLTLGGGILGGAAVVLDAEAKSALMPFPDLRESPLERVRREEGSLRDRLRGSKSTFSAALMTHNTQVAIFCLALGMTWGLGTSILLFYNGVSLGAVVLDYVRDGQTKFLLGWLLPHGAAEIPAFLIAGQAGLVLASALIGWGDRTPLKSRLRGVLPDVGALVGGVAALLVWAGFVEAFLSQYHEPVLPYSLKIGFGILEAALLSLFLARSGRTAA from the coding sequence GTGATCATCGATCTGCAGCGCTTCATCGAGGCCGAGCGACCCCGCTGGCTCGAGCTCGAGGCGGCCCTCAAGCGCCTGGAATCCGACAGCGCGAAACGCTCGGATCTCGACGGCCTGCTGCGCCTGCACCTCCTCTACCAGCGCGCCTCGGCCGACCTGGCACGCGTGGCGACCTTCTCCGCCGAGCCGGAGATAAGGCGCTACCTCGAGTCGCTCGTGTCGCGGGCGTACGGGGAGATCCACGAGACACGCCTGCGCCCGCACCGCTTCACCCCCTGGCGCTTCTTCGCCGTCACGTTTCCGCGCGCCTTCCGCGCGCACGCCCGGGCCTTCTCGGTCGCGGTGCTTCTGACGCTGGGCGGCGGCATCCTCGGCGGCGCCGCCGTCGTGCTCGACGCGGAGGCGAAGAGCGCCCTCATGCCGTTCCCCGATCTGCGCGAGAGCCCCCTCGAACGGGTGCGGAGGGAGGAGGGCTCGCTGCGCGATCGGTTGCGCGGGTCGAAGTCGACGTTCTCGGCCGCCCTGATGACGCACAACACGCAGGTGGCGATCTTCTGCCTGGCGCTCGGCATGACCTGGGGTCTGGGAACCTCGATCCTCCTTTTCTACAACGGCGTCTCGCTCGGGGCGGTCGTGCTCGACTACGTGCGGGACGGGCAGACGAAGTTCCTCCTCGGCTGGCTCCTGCCGCACGGCGCGGCGGAGATACCGGCCTTCCTCATCGCGGGACAGGCCGGGCTGGTCCTGGCCTCGGCGCTGATCGGCTGGGGGGACCGCACGCCCCTCAAGTCGCGGCTGCGGGGCGTCCTGCCGGACGTCGGGGCGCTCGTCGGAGGGGTGGCGGCGCTCCTCGTCTGGGCCGGGTTCGTCGAGGCGTTCCTGTCCCAGTATCACGAGCCGGTCCTGCCCTACTCGCTCAAGATCGGGTTCGGGATCCTCGAGGCCGCCCTGCTGTCGCTGTTCCTCGCGCGATCCGGCAGGACGGCGGCGTGA
- a CDS encoding DUF983 domain-containing protein, with protein sequence MSSSSFRAQILSIARQRCPKCHEGHPFRSLLTMHRACPVCGHVFEREPGYFVGAMYVSYALAIPAYLAVSGILGLLLPGWSDLAILAAALPLFVPLAPILFRYSRIIWMHLDLAIDRTG encoded by the coding sequence GTGTCCTCGTCCTCGTTCCGGGCCCAGATCCTCTCCATCGCGCGGCAGCGCTGCCCGAAGTGCCACGAGGGGCACCCCTTCCGCTCGCTCCTGACGATGCACCGCGCCTGCCCGGTCTGCGGGCACGTGTTCGAACGCGAGCCCGGTTACTTCGTGGGCGCCATGTACGTGAGCTACGCCCTGGCGATACCGGCCTATCTCGCGGTGTCGGGAATCCTGGGTCTGCTGCTTCCGGGCTGGTCCGATCTGGCGATCCTGGCGGCGGCGCTGCCGCTGTTCGTTCCGCTCGCGCCGATCCTGTTCCGCTACTCGAGGATCATCTGGATGCATCTCGATCTGGCGATCGACCGGACTGGCTGA
- a CDS encoding M20/M25/M40 family metallo-hydrolase, translating to MTAGTSLPDPRVSLEEARTLRSFIVDLTIRVCRERTVNYFPEDFPGGGPDGMTAPGQEGKVVAVLAEELKKMGVRYTTHAKVPGRDCLLATVGKGLPGYRHMLVLLHTDTVPSGAPSDWKFKPFEPFEKNGKLYGRGVLDDKGPLVAAFAALRILNTHADRIQGAFTFGAVGDEEVGVGVGLPYLIEQGLIHCTDAVIPDIAGNMKEINVAEKGRVLLKVKTRGKQAHAMEPAKGVNAINAMARFLVALQNVRLRYRAHPVLGGPTINVGLVRGGVAPNAVPADCETTLDIRYVPGQTAEGIRQEIQVIAGESIWGPGEVAAAEFAVEILQDAKPCEVSPDAPIVKRILRHAPDAKVVGSGGGTFAKDLVLMGVDAVGWSPGDEATYHQPNEEIEVEQLVTFAGSLANLALEIANDKQG from the coding sequence ATGACAGCCGGTACCTCTCTTCCCGATCCTCGGGTGTCGCTCGAGGAGGCGCGGACCCTCCGCTCCTTCATCGTCGACCTCACGATACGGGTCTGCCGCGAGCGCACGGTGAACTACTTCCCGGAGGACTTCCCCGGCGGCGGTCCGGACGGCATGACGGCGCCGGGGCAGGAGGGGAAGGTCGTCGCGGTCCTGGCGGAGGAGCTGAAGAAGATGGGCGTGCGGTACACGACGCACGCCAAGGTCCCGGGCCGCGACTGTCTTCTGGCGACGGTCGGCAAGGGGCTGCCGGGATACCGGCACATGCTGGTCCTGCTGCACACCGACACGGTGCCGAGCGGCGCCCCCTCGGACTGGAAGTTCAAGCCGTTCGAGCCGTTCGAGAAGAACGGCAAGCTGTACGGACGCGGTGTCCTGGACGACAAGGGGCCGCTCGTCGCGGCCTTCGCGGCGCTGCGCATCCTCAACACGCACGCCGACCGGATCCAGGGAGCGTTCACCTTCGGCGCGGTCGGGGACGAGGAGGTCGGCGTCGGAGTGGGGCTTCCGTACCTCATCGAGCAGGGGCTCATCCACTGCACCGACGCGGTCATCCCCGACATCGCCGGCAACATGAAGGAGATCAACGTCGCCGAGAAGGGGCGCGTTCTCCTGAAGGTGAAGACGCGCGGCAAGCAGGCGCACGCCATGGAGCCGGCCAAGGGGGTGAACGCGATCAACGCCATGGCCCGCTTCCTCGTCGCCCTGCAGAACGTGAGGCTGCGCTACCGCGCCCATCCGGTCCTGGGCGGGCCGACGATCAACGTCGGCCTGGTGCGGGGCGGGGTGGCCCCGAACGCCGTGCCGGCCGACTGCGAGACGACGCTCGACATCCGCTACGTCCCGGGACAGACGGCCGAAGGGATCCGCCAGGAGATCCAGGTGATCGCCGGCGAATCGATCTGGGGGCCGGGCGAGGTCGCGGCGGCGGAATTCGCCGTGGAAATCCTGCAGGACGCGAAGCCCTGCGAGGTGTCGCCGGACGCGCCGATCGTGAAGCGGATCCTGAGGCACGCGCCCGACGCCAAGGTCGTCGGCAGCGGCGGCGGCACCTTCGCCAAGGACCTGGTGCTGATGGGAGTCGACGCGGTCGGCTGGTCCCCCGGAGACGAGGCGACGTACCACCAGCCGAACGAGGAGATCGAGGTGGAGCAGCTCGTGACCTTCGCGGGCAGCCTCGCCAACCTGGCGCTCGAGATCGCCAACGACAAGCAGGGATGA
- a CDS encoding MoxR family ATPase → MNVDGGTLLDVLKEARGEVGKVIIGQDQAIDRALIAIFTGHHALVEGVPGVAKTLLVRTLARVLGCEFGRIQFTPDLMPADITGTNVFNLKTGEFALIRGPIFTTFLLADEINRAPAKTQSALLQAMQERTVTIDRETHRLSDGFTVFATQNPIEYEGTYPLPEAQKDRFMLKITMGCPEREEELALARRTLSDESPEGTLAAGKVRAVVGPGVLEGLRRSLETLTVREDLLAYVVDIVRRSREHESVLVGAGPRATQALLLASRAHAALDGRDFVTPDDIRTMAYAVLEHRIILRPEFEIEGLALGEVIGRILQDVAVPR, encoded by the coding sequence ATGAACGTTGACGGCGGCACGCTCCTGGACGTCCTCAAGGAGGCGCGGGGCGAGGTGGGGAAGGTGATCATCGGGCAGGACCAGGCGATCGACCGGGCGCTCATCGCCATCTTCACGGGGCACCACGCCCTCGTCGAGGGGGTGCCCGGCGTCGCCAAGACGCTCCTGGTGCGCACGCTCGCCCGCGTCCTCGGATGCGAGTTCGGCCGCATCCAGTTCACTCCCGACCTGATGCCCGCCGACATCACCGGGACGAACGTCTTCAATCTCAAGACCGGCGAGTTCGCGCTCATCCGGGGTCCGATCTTCACGACCTTCCTCCTGGCGGACGAGATCAACCGCGCGCCGGCCAAGACTCAATCGGCGCTCCTGCAGGCGATGCAGGAGAGGACGGTCACGATCGATCGCGAGACCCACCGCCTGTCTGACGGCTTCACCGTGTTCGCCACGCAGAACCCGATCGAGTACGAGGGGACGTACCCGCTGCCGGAGGCGCAGAAGGACCGCTTCATGCTGAAGATCACGATGGGGTGTCCGGAACGCGAGGAGGAGCTGGCGCTGGCCCGGCGGACGCTGTCGGACGAGTCGCCCGAGGGGACGCTCGCGGCCGGCAAGGTGCGGGCGGTCGTCGGCCCCGGGGTCCTGGAGGGGCTCCGCAGGTCGCTCGAGACGCTCACCGTGCGCGAGGATCTCCTGGCCTACGTCGTGGACATCGTGAGGCGCTCGCGCGAGCACGAATCGGTTCTCGTCGGCGCCGGCCCGCGCGCCACGCAGGCGCTCCTCCTCGCCAGCCGCGCGCACGCCGCCCTCGACGGACGGGATTTCGTCACGCCCGACGACATCAGGACGATGGCCTACGCTGTCCTCGAGCACCGAATCATCCTGCGTCCGGAATTCGAGATCGAGGGGCTCGCGCTGGGGGAGGTCATCGGCCGGATCCTGCAGGACGTGGCGGTGCCGAGATGA
- a CDS encoding DUF58 domain-containing protein codes for MIVPRPRLFAWTTALAVPLAFAAAGPPASTAAFGIFAAFVLVAAVDALASRGRLRGVAVELPALARLTVDRPGTLEVLVRNESRRGRRVRIGLEFPPDITTPDDDRLAELPEGVLVSRLVWSCTPRRRGRHVLRGGHLEDTSPLGFWDVRRRSPSRSELRVYPNLMSEGRNVAALFLRRGGLGVHAQRQVGKGRDFEKLREYIPGDGFDDIHWKATAKRGLPVTKVFQIERTQEVYVVLDASRLSARVSGTPPGAALERFITSALVLALAAERQGDLFGLVAFSDRVLSFLRAGRGKAHYDACREAIYTLAPRIVTPDFEDLAAFLRLRLRRRALLLFLTDLGDAVLAESFIKGLQVLGRHHLVLVGMLRPAGARPVFSDPAVASSDDLYRALAGHIIWHDLQELAQVLKTCGATFMLLDRETLSADLVTRYVGVKRRQVL; via the coding sequence ATGATCGTCCCGCGTCCGAGACTGTTCGCGTGGACCACAGCGCTCGCGGTGCCGCTGGCGTTCGCCGCCGCGGGGCCGCCGGCCTCGACCGCCGCATTCGGAATCTTCGCGGCGTTCGTGCTGGTGGCGGCCGTCGACGCCCTCGCCTCGCGGGGGCGGCTCCGCGGTGTCGCCGTCGAGCTGCCGGCGCTCGCGCGCCTGACGGTCGATCGCCCGGGGACCCTGGAGGTCCTCGTCAGGAACGAGTCCCGCCGCGGACGACGGGTGCGCATCGGCCTGGAGTTCCCGCCCGACATCACGACCCCGGACGACGACCGTCTCGCCGAGCTGCCCGAGGGGGTGCTCGTGTCGCGACTCGTCTGGTCCTGCACGCCGCGCCGCCGGGGCAGGCACGTCCTGCGCGGCGGGCATCTGGAGGACACCTCCCCCCTGGGGTTCTGGGACGTGCGCCGGAGATCCCCGTCCCGCTCGGAGCTGCGCGTCTACCCGAATCTCATGTCGGAGGGACGGAACGTCGCCGCCCTGTTCCTGCGCCGCGGCGGGCTGGGGGTGCACGCGCAGCGGCAGGTCGGCAAGGGGCGCGATTTCGAGAAGCTGCGGGAGTACATCCCGGGAGACGGCTTCGACGACATCCACTGGAAGGCGACGGCCAAGCGGGGGCTTCCGGTCACCAAGGTGTTCCAGATCGAGCGCACGCAGGAGGTCTACGTCGTGCTGGATGCATCGCGCCTGTCGGCGCGCGTCTCGGGGACGCCGCCCGGCGCGGCGCTCGAGCGCTTCATCACCTCGGCCCTGGTCCTGGCCCTGGCCGCGGAGCGCCAGGGGGATCTGTTCGGCCTCGTGGCGTTCAGCGATCGCGTGCTCTCCTTCCTGCGCGCGGGGCGGGGCAAGGCGCACTACGACGCCTGCCGCGAGGCGATCTACACGCTCGCGCCGCGGATCGTCACGCCCGACTTCGAGGATCTCGCCGCGTTCCTGCGCCTGCGGCTGCGGCGGCGTGCGCTTCTCCTGTTCCTGACCGACCTCGGGGACGCGGTCCTGGCCGAGAGCTTCATCAAGGGGCTTCAGGTCCTGGGCCGGCACCACCTCGTCCTCGTCGGGATGCTGCGACCCGCGGGGGCACGCCCTGTGTTCTCCGACCCGGCCGTCGCGTCGTCCGACGACCTGTACCGCGCCCTGGCCGGGCACATCATCTGGCACGACCTGCAGGAACTGGCGCAGGTCCTCAAGACGTGCGGCGCGACATTCATGCTCCTGGATCGCGAGACCCTGAGCGCCGACCTGGTGACGCGCTATGTGGGCGTGAAGAGACGGCAGGTCCTGTGA
- a CDS encoding RDD family protein — translation MKSGRLRIRTPEGILFTLPLAGPVSRFLAWLVDLACISAIGGLAASLAGWMGVFSVDIAAAFATLAYFAVSIGYGIVTEWFWRGQTLGKRLLKLRVLDEQGLRLTFSQIVVRNLLRFVDALPVFYMVGGAALLVSRRAQRLGDYAANTVVVRTPPVQEPDLDQVLAGKYNSLRGHSVLAARLRHRVTPEEAALALQALLRRDRLAPRARVDLFRDIAAHFRALVEFPPDATEGIADEQYVRNVVDIVFRTIPGRPS, via the coding sequence GTGAAGAGCGGGCGGCTGCGCATCCGCACGCCGGAGGGGATCCTCTTCACCCTGCCTTTGGCGGGGCCGGTGTCGCGCTTTCTCGCGTGGCTCGTGGACCTGGCCTGCATCTCGGCCATCGGCGGCCTGGCGGCGAGCCTGGCCGGGTGGATGGGCGTCTTCAGCGTCGACATCGCCGCCGCGTTCGCGACCCTCGCCTACTTCGCCGTCTCGATCGGCTACGGCATCGTCACCGAGTGGTTCTGGCGCGGGCAGACCCTCGGGAAACGCCTCCTGAAGCTGCGCGTCCTGGACGAGCAGGGATTGCGCCTGACCTTCAGCCAGATCGTGGTGCGCAACCTCCTGCGCTTCGTGGACGCCCTGCCGGTCTTCTACATGGTCGGTGGCGCCGCCCTCCTGGTGTCACGCCGCGCCCAGCGCCTCGGCGACTACGCCGCCAACACCGTGGTGGTCAGGACCCCGCCGGTCCAGGAGCCGGATCTCGATCAGGTCCTGGCCGGCAAATACAACTCGCTGCGCGGCCACTCCGTCCTCGCGGCGCGCCTGCGCCACCGCGTCACCCCGGAGGAGGCCGCCCTGGCCCTGCAGGCGCTCCTGCGCCGCGACCGGCTGGCCCCGCGGGCGCGCGTCGATCTGTTCCGCGACATAGCGGCGCATTTCCGCGCCCTTGTCGAGTTTCCCCCCGACGCCACCGAAGGAATCGCCGACGAGCAGTACGTCCGCAATGTCGTCGACATCGTCTTCCGAACGATCCCCGGGAGGCCCTCCTGA
- a CDS encoding RDD family protein, with the protein MNWYYAREGRQVGPLSEQDLKLQVAAGVIRADTLVWHEGMAGWQAYGSVASGTDAGAPASRPTCTQCGRAFAPEEMIRFGDRWVCATCKPAFVQGLKEGAIAPEQFRYGGFWLRFAAVLIDGIIMGVVGFILQFPLFLKMMTAPQETGSFRWLGLQMLLNLIKFVLSLGYETWFVGAFGATPGKMVCGLKVVMPDGSKIGYARALARFFAKIISYLTLCIGFVMAAFDDEKRALHDRICETRVVKS; encoded by the coding sequence ATGAACTGGTATTACGCCAGAGAAGGGCGCCAGGTCGGTCCCTTGAGCGAACAGGACTTGAAGCTGCAGGTCGCGGCGGGCGTGATCCGGGCGGACACGCTCGTCTGGCACGAGGGGATGGCCGGCTGGCAGGCGTACGGCTCCGTCGCCTCTGGAACGGACGCCGGCGCTCCCGCTTCACGCCCGACCTGCACCCAATGCGGCCGCGCCTTCGCGCCGGAGGAGATGATCCGGTTCGGCGACCGGTGGGTGTGCGCGACGTGCAAACCGGCGTTCGTGCAGGGCCTCAAGGAGGGAGCGATCGCACCGGAGCAGTTCAGGTACGGTGGGTTCTGGCTCCGCTTCGCGGCCGTGCTCATCGACGGGATCATCATGGGGGTGGTCGGATTCATCCTGCAGTTCCCTCTCTTCCTCAAGATGATGACCGCGCCGCAGGAGACCGGTTCGTTCAGGTGGCTCGGCCTGCAGATGCTCCTGAATCTCATCAAGTTCGTGCTGTCCCTCGGTTATGAAACCTGGTTCGTGGGCGCGTTCGGCGCCACGCCGGGGAAGATGGTCTGCGGCCTCAAGGTCGTGATGCCGGACGGGAGCAAGATCGGATACGCCCGCGCCCTGGCGCGCTTCTTCGCCAAGATCATCTCCTACCTGACCCTGTGCATCGGGTTCGTCATGGCCGCCTTCGACGACGAGAAACGCGCCCTGCACGACCGCATCTGCGAGACGCGGGTGGTGAAGTCGTAA
- a CDS encoding DUF4129 domain-containing protein, whose protein sequence is MRRGSGGAVPSPGAIEVLDESFHLLRTAPAGVLLSFYVGSVPFVLGFLFFWMDMGRSALARRHVAEDALLLAVLYVWMKSWQAVCARALRRRLAGRPEPLPPSGWARHLLTQAALQPTSLFVLPFAGFILLPYGWAYAFYQSLAVTGDAAAARRHAALWPRQNHAILLILFLLGYFVFLNVSAAIFMTPFLLRTLFGIETAFSRSPAALFNTTFFLIAWGLTYLAVAPVTKAAYAVRCFHGDSLTTGEDLRSDLRSVSKAPRRAAAIILLLLALDAGGFTSGWSVAGTGPAAPSRNLPADEIDRAIRQVIRRREFDWRRPEAPLPEEKKGILARFFEDVADTTLTALKSFFGWIADLMERLVRLAGRRARPDGRTGEGMGWLTSVQGLLAILLAAVACAAALFFWRSRRRAASPDVTIAEAVPAIPDVSVDDGSAADLPAERWIDLARELSRQGDLRAAVRALYLACLSLLAARGLLTLARFKSNRDYQAELRRRGRGGPDLGAPFADSVTQFERVWYGRHEATVETVRIVTANLQRMQAHAQE, encoded by the coding sequence ATGAGACGCGGGTCCGGCGGGGCCGTGCCATCCCCGGGGGCGATCGAGGTCCTCGACGAATCGTTCCACCTTCTCCGCACAGCACCGGCCGGGGTGCTTCTGTCGTTCTACGTGGGGAGCGTGCCGTTCGTCCTCGGATTCCTGTTCTTCTGGATGGACATGGGACGGAGCGCCCTGGCGCGCCGCCACGTGGCCGAGGACGCGCTCCTCCTGGCCGTGCTCTACGTCTGGATGAAGTCCTGGCAGGCCGTCTGCGCGCGCGCGCTGCGGCGACGGCTGGCCGGACGTCCGGAGCCGCTCCCGCCCTCCGGGTGGGCCCGGCACCTCCTGACGCAGGCGGCGCTGCAGCCGACCTCCCTCTTCGTCCTGCCGTTCGCCGGTTTCATCCTGCTGCCGTACGGCTGGGCCTACGCCTTCTATCAGAGCCTCGCCGTCACCGGCGACGCCGCGGCGGCCAGGCGGCACGCGGCGCTCTGGCCGCGGCAGAACCACGCGATCCTCCTGATCCTGTTCCTGCTGGGATATTTCGTCTTCCTCAACGTGTCGGCCGCCATCTTCATGACCCCTTTCCTGCTCAGGACGCTGTTCGGGATCGAGACCGCCTTCAGCCGCAGCCCCGCGGCCCTCTTCAACACGACGTTCTTCCTGATCGCCTGGGGGCTCACCTATCTGGCGGTGGCCCCCGTCACGAAGGCGGCGTATGCCGTGCGCTGCTTTCACGGGGACTCGCTGACGACCGGCGAGGATCTCAGGTCGGATCTGCGCTCTGTCTCGAAGGCGCCGCGGCGCGCGGCCGCCATCATCCTCCTGCTTCTCGCCCTCGACGCGGGGGGCTTCACCTCCGGCTGGTCCGTCGCGGGGACGGGCCCGGCGGCCCCCTCGCGGAACCTGCCGGCCGACGAGATCGATCGCGCGATCCGGCAGGTGATCCGGAGACGCGAGTTCGACTGGCGCAGGCCCGAGGCGCCGCTGCCGGAGGAGAAGAAGGGGATCCTGGCACGCTTCTTCGAGGACGTCGCCGACACGACCCTGACCGCGCTCAAGTCGTTCTTCGGATGGATCGCAGACCTGATGGAGAGGCTGGTGCGGCTCGCGGGTCGTCGCGCCCGCCCGGACGGGAGAACCGGCGAGGGGATGGGCTGGCTGACTTCGGTCCAGGGACTCCTGGCGATCCTGCTGGCGGCCGTGGCCTGCGCCGCCGCCCTCTTCTTCTGGCGATCGCGCAGAAGGGCTGCGTCACCGGACGTCACGATCGCGGAGGCGGTGCCGGCCATCCCCGACGTGTCGGTCGATGACGGCTCGGCCGCGGACCTGCCGGCCGAGAGATGGATCGATCTCGCGCGCGAGCTGAGCCGTCAGGGGGACCTCCGCGCGGCGGTGCGGGCCTTGTACCTGGCCTGCCTGTCGCTCCTCGCGGCGCGCGGCCTCCTGACGCTGGCCCGGTTCAAGTCCAACCGCGACTACCAGGCCGAGCTGCGCCGTCGAGGGCGCGGCGGGCCGGACCTGGGCGCGCCGTTCGCGGACAGCGTGACGCAGTTCGAGCGGGTCTGGTACGGCCGTCACGAGGCGACGGTCGAGACCGTGCGGATCGTCACCGCCAATCTCCAGAGGATGCAGGCCCATGCTCAGGAGTAG
- a CDS encoding DUF4350 domain-containing protein → MLRSRLQAGMLLALLGVLGLGVARLLALRAAQGDVYARYSTLRSDPFGARILMEGLREIDGLRVRRNTAPLSHLWEDPDETLFLLGASPLHLDSDASDDDLEIEALVRQGARAVIAVAPVGDAKSAKEDETDKTRLEPPADDDPVLDQPRRQTFNRILGFKVEHAPLPEDEDHEPVADVARRASGPSVAPDLPETLPWHTTLCFTDLAADWRVIYVRAGRPVLIERHLGRGSLVLSADSFVLSNESLSRDPKGPLVSWLVGTNRTVVFDETHLGVVDRQGVASLMRRYGLHGSVAAILLAAVLFVWRASVPFLPPREEKDAGTGEAVTGRDAAAGLVTILRRGIPASDVMSVCRTVWNRTFQRRRPDLVAALERMTEEAADPVEGYRRISRTLQEMKVTYER, encoded by the coding sequence ATGCTCAGGAGTAGGCTGCAGGCGGGGATGCTCCTCGCCCTGTTGGGCGTCCTCGGCCTCGGCGTGGCGCGGCTCCTGGCCCTGCGCGCCGCGCAGGGAGACGTCTACGCACGCTACTCGACGCTGCGCTCGGATCCCTTCGGCGCCCGCATCCTGATGGAGGGGCTGCGCGAGATCGACGGGCTGCGTGTGCGCAGAAACACCGCGCCGCTCAGCCACCTGTGGGAGGATCCCGACGAGACGCTCTTCCTCCTGGGGGCATCGCCGCTCCATCTCGACTCCGACGCCTCCGACGACGACCTGGAGATCGAGGCGCTCGTCCGGCAGGGGGCGCGCGCGGTGATCGCCGTGGCGCCGGTCGGCGACGCGAAGTCGGCGAAGGAGGACGAGACGGACAAGACGCGCCTCGAGCCTCCGGCGGATGACGACCCGGTCTTGGACCAGCCCAGGCGTCAGACGTTCAACAGAATCCTCGGCTTCAAGGTGGAGCATGCGCCGCTGCCCGAGGACGAGGATCACGAGCCGGTGGCCGACGTGGCGCGCCGCGCGTCCGGGCCGTCCGTCGCTCCCGACCTTCCTGAAACGCTGCCGTGGCACACGACGCTCTGCTTCACCGATCTGGCGGCGGACTGGAGGGTGATCTATGTCCGCGCCGGGCGGCCGGTCCTCATCGAGAGACATCTCGGGAGGGGGAGCCTGGTCCTGTCGGCCGACTCGTTCGTCCTGAGCAACGAGTCGCTGAGCCGGGATCCGAAGGGACCGCTCGTCTCCTGGCTCGTCGGAACGAACCGCACCGTCGTGTTCGACGAGACGCATCTCGGCGTCGTCGATCGGCAGGGCGTCGCCTCGCTCATGCGCCGCTACGGGCTGCACGGTTCTGTGGCCGCGATCCTGCTCGCCGCCGTCCTGTTCGTGTGGCGCGCCTCGGTCCCGTTCCTCCCGCCGCGCGAGGAGAAGGACGCTGGGACCGGTGAGGCCGTGACCGGTCGCGACGCCGCGGCGGGGCTCGTGACAATCCTGAGGAGAGGGATCCCGGCCTCCGACGTCATGAGCGTCTGCCGGACGGTGTGGAACAGGACCTTCCAGAGGCGCCGGCCGGACCTGGTCGCGGCCCTGGAGAGGATGACCGAGGAAGCGGCCGATCCGGTCGAAGGCTACCGGCGCATCAGCCGGACCCTGCAGGAGATGAAGGTCACCTATGAACGTTGA
- a CDS encoding rhomboid family protein, producing the protein MADAPDLTRARCVVHARREAAARCPECRRFFCRECVTEHGDRAICAACLGRLAGAGAERGRKSFQAVARAGQILVGIFAAWFFFYMVGEFLSSLPDAFHETSRGTGVPGPP; encoded by the coding sequence GTGGCAGACGCTCCCGACCTGACCCGGGCACGCTGCGTCGTGCACGCGCGGCGGGAGGCGGCGGCGCGCTGCCCCGAGTGCCGCCGGTTCTTCTGCCGGGAGTGCGTCACCGAGCACGGCGATCGGGCGATCTGCGCCGCCTGCCTCGGGCGCCTGGCCGGGGCCGGGGCGGAGCGCGGGCGGAAGTCGTTCCAGGCGGTCGCGCGCGCGGGCCAGATCCTCGTCGGGATCTTCGCCGCGTGGTTCTTCTTCTACATGGTGGGCGAATTCCTGTCGTCGCTCCCCGACGCCTTCCACGAGACGTCCCGCGGTACGGGCGTGCCGGGCCCTCCATGA
- the ygiD gene encoding 4,5-DOPA dioxygenase extradiol, whose product MVETHGLRMPALFIGHGSPMNAIEDNVFSRGWADAARRLPAPAAVLCVSAHWETAGVRVTSSRSPETIHDFYGFPRALFDVRYPAPGDPTLARRLARLARIVAVGLDDERGLDHGCWSVLRAMYPRADVPTVQLSLDTSRPAAFHYALAGELAALRDERVLIVGSGDIVHNLGVLDWKREGGYDWAVRFNDEVKRRILAREHAPLVAYHDLGPDARLAVPTPEHYLPLLYVLALQEDRDEVAFFNDAIVMGSVSMTSITISQSGRSPDRDASR is encoded by the coding sequence ATGGTCGAGACACACGGCCTGCGGATGCCGGCCCTCTTCATCGGGCACGGCTCTCCGATGAACGCCATCGAGGACAACGTGTTCAGCCGCGGCTGGGCCGACGCGGCGCGCCGGCTGCCGGCGCCGGCCGCCGTCCTGTGCGTCTCGGCCCACTGGGAGACGGCCGGTGTGCGCGTCACGTCCTCCCGAAGCCCGGAGACCATCCACGACTTCTACGGTTTCCCGCGCGCGCTCTTCGACGTCCGCTACCCCGCCCCTGGGGACCCGACCCTGGCCCGGAGGCTGGCCCGGCTGGCGCGCATCGTCGCGGTCGGCCTCGACGACGAACGCGGACTCGACCACGGCTGCTGGAGCGTCCTGCGGGCCATGTACCCGCGCGCCGACGTGCCGACCGTGCAGCTCAGCCTCGATACCTCCCGTCCGGCGGCCTTCCACTACGCGCTGGCGGGGGAGCTCGCGGCCCTGCGCGACGAACGGGTGCTCATCGTCGGCAGCGGCGACATCGTGCACAACCTGGGGGTGCTCGACTGGAAGCGCGAGGGCGGCTACGACTGGGCGGTCCGCTTCAATGACGAGGTCAAAAGGAGGATCCTGGCTCGCGAGCACGCCCCCCTCGTGGCCTACCACGATCTCGGGCCCGACGCGCGCCTGGCCGTGCCGACGCCGGAGCACTACCTGCCGCTCCTCTACGTCCTCGCGCTCCAGGAAGACCGGGACGAGGTCGCCTTCTTCAACGATGCGATCGTGATGGGGTCGGTCTCGATGACCTCGATCACGATCAGCCAGTCCGGTCGATCGCCAGATCGAGATGCATCCAGATGA